In Actinomadura citrea, a single window of DNA contains:
- a CDS encoding trans-sulfuration enzyme family protein, whose product MTAHHPQTRAVHPPVIVPEGSRPLGVPIYQGHLFSFDASDALAAAFQGPDEAFFYARMANPTVRALEQSLTDLEGGSGTLATGSGMGAVNAVLMGLLRSGDHVIAQAALYGGTHALLQDLAARWGVEVTFVSGDDPAEVRDALRATTKILYLETVANPTTHVTDLPAFTEAVRGTGVLTVVDNTFVPLLCRPIEHGADIVVHSTTKYLGGHGDTIGGAAVFADASVHQRVWEHAVELGSTPDPFASWLTVRGLATMPLRVARQSESALDIARRLAGHPSVIRVHYPGLEDHPQHELARRLLPDGAGGVLAFELAGGRDAGRTFSEAVELVSLGPSLGDIATLVMHPASTSHRQLDAASLAAAGIGEGTVRLAVGLEHPDDLWADIEQALRKAS is encoded by the coding sequence ATGACCGCACATCACCCGCAGACGCGAGCCGTCCACCCGCCCGTGATCGTCCCCGAGGGCAGCCGTCCGCTCGGCGTCCCGATCTACCAGGGCCACCTTTTCTCCTTCGACGCCTCCGACGCGCTGGCCGCCGCGTTCCAGGGCCCCGACGAGGCGTTCTTCTACGCCCGGATGGCCAACCCGACCGTCCGCGCCCTGGAGCAGTCGCTCACCGATCTCGAAGGCGGCTCCGGCACGCTCGCCACCGGATCCGGCATGGGCGCGGTCAACGCGGTGCTGATGGGTCTGCTCCGCAGCGGCGACCACGTCATCGCGCAGGCCGCCCTCTACGGCGGAACCCACGCGCTGCTCCAGGACCTCGCCGCACGGTGGGGCGTCGAGGTCACGTTCGTCTCCGGCGACGACCCCGCCGAGGTACGGGACGCGCTCCGCGCCACGACGAAGATCCTCTACCTGGAGACGGTCGCCAACCCCACCACCCACGTGACGGACCTGCCCGCGTTCACCGAGGCCGTCCGCGGGACGGGCGTGCTGACCGTCGTCGACAACACCTTCGTCCCGCTCCTGTGCAGGCCCATCGAGCACGGGGCCGACATCGTCGTCCACTCCACGACGAAGTACCTCGGCGGGCACGGCGACACCATCGGCGGGGCCGCCGTCTTCGCCGACGCGTCCGTCCACCAACGCGTCTGGGAGCACGCCGTCGAGCTGGGCTCCACCCCCGACCCGTTCGCCTCGTGGCTGACCGTCCGGGGTCTCGCCACGATGCCGCTGCGCGTGGCCAGGCAGAGCGAGTCCGCCCTCGACATCGCCCGCCGCCTGGCCGGCCACCCGTCGGTCATCCGCGTCCACTACCCGGGGCTGGAGGACCACCCGCAGCACGAGCTCGCCCGGCGGCTGCTGCCGGACGGCGCCGGCGGGGTCCTCGCGTTCGAGCTGGCCGGCGGCCGGGACGCGGGCCGGACCTTCTCCGAGGCCGTCGAGCTGGTCTCGCTGGGCCCGTCGCTCGGCGACATCGCGACCCTGGTCATGCACCCGGCCAGCACGTCCCACCGGCAGTTGGACGCCGCGTCCCTCGCCGCCGCCGGCATCGGCGAGGGAACGGTGCGCCTCGCCGTCGGCCTCGAACACCCGGACGACCTCTGGGCCGACATCGAGCAGGCCCTGCGGAAGGCGTCCTAG
- a CDS encoding DUF2470 domain-containing protein: protein MPRAETTQSAQTPPVKQGPTAAERARTLTYGVADGVLVAPGVPYAPVPAHTTDRDGRPLLLVRADAPVAAALAGEDDVPATLRIFDVAPVPLPDRVRGRAWLHGWLSEIPEGELRAAALRLSHAHPRPELLDLGAERDGRREWTILALEAAQVEVDDAWGSAILEPEEYADAAPDPFVAVEAGILTHLDSAHRAELTHLLPESVPPGPVRPLGLDRYGMWLRCSAPPPDAPSSFDVRIPFAEPVSDLHGLRHVYRRLFARATP, encoded by the coding sequence GTGCCGCGAGCGGAGACCACGCAGAGCGCGCAGACCCCGCCGGTCAAGCAGGGCCCCACGGCGGCGGAACGCGCGCGAACTCTCACCTATGGCGTCGCGGACGGCGTGCTCGTCGCGCCGGGCGTCCCCTACGCCCCCGTCCCGGCGCACACGACCGACCGGGACGGCAGGCCGCTGCTGCTCGTCCGGGCGGACGCGCCGGTCGCGGCGGCCCTCGCCGGCGAGGACGACGTGCCCGCCACGCTGCGGATCTTCGACGTCGCGCCGGTGCCGCTGCCGGACCGCGTCCGGGGCCGGGCCTGGCTGCACGGCTGGCTGAGCGAGATCCCCGAGGGCGAACTGCGCGCCGCCGCGCTGCGCCTCTCGCACGCGCACCCGCGTCCCGAACTGCTCGACCTCGGCGCCGAGCGGGACGGCCGGCGCGAGTGGACGATCCTGGCCCTCGAAGCCGCCCAGGTCGAGGTCGACGACGCCTGGGGGAGCGCCATCCTGGAGCCCGAGGAGTACGCGGACGCCGCACCCGACCCGTTCGTCGCCGTCGAGGCGGGCATACTGACGCACCTGGACTCCGCCCACCGCGCCGAGCTGACGCACCTGCTGCCGGAGTCGGTCCCGCCCGGACCGGTCCGGCCGCTCGGGCTCGACCGGTACGGCATGTGGCTGCGCTGCTCCGCGCCGCCGCCGGACGCGCCGTCGTCGTTCGACGTGCGGATCCCGTTCGCCGAGCCCGTCAGTGATCTCCACGGTCTGCGGCACGTGTACCGGAGGCTGTTCGCCCGGGCGACCCCGTAG
- the rpsD gene encoding 30S ribosomal protein S4 encodes MNNPRPKVRLSRALGIPLTPKSVKYFEARPYPPGVHGRARKQESDYKVRLREKQRLRAQYNIREAQLRNAFDKAARTGGKTGEALLVDLERRLDALVLRAGFARTIYQARQFVVHRHVLVNGGRVDRPSYRLRPGDVITVAERSRAMVPFQVAAAGGHAAEVPPYLEVRHDALAARLARLPERAEIPIVCDEQLVVEHYSR; translated from the coding sequence ATGAACAACCCCCGTCCCAAGGTGCGGCTCTCGCGAGCCCTGGGCATCCCCCTGACGCCGAAGAGCGTGAAGTACTTCGAGGCCCGCCCCTACCCGCCCGGCGTGCACGGCCGTGCCCGCAAGCAGGAGAGCGACTACAAGGTCCGGCTCCGCGAGAAGCAGCGGCTCCGCGCGCAGTACAACATCCGCGAGGCGCAGCTCCGCAACGCCTTCGACAAGGCCGCCCGGACGGGAGGCAAGACCGGCGAGGCCCTGCTCGTCGACCTCGAACGCCGGCTGGACGCCCTCGTCCTGCGCGCCGGGTTCGCCCGGACGATCTACCAGGCCCGCCAGTTCGTCGTGCACCGCCACGTGCTGGTGAACGGCGGCCGCGTGGACCGCCCGTCCTACCGGCTGCGGCCCGGAGACGTCATCACGGTCGCCGAGCGGAGCCGCGCGATGGTCCCGTTCCAGGTCGCGGCCGCCGGCGGGCACGCCGCCGAGGTCCCGCCCTACCTGGAGGTCCGGCACGACGCGCTCGCCGCCCGGCTCGCGCGGCTGCCCGAGCGCGCCGAGATCCCCATCGTCTGCGACGAGCAGCTCGTCGTCGAGCACTACTCCCGCTAG
- a CDS encoding MarR family winged helix-turn-helix transcriptional regulator: MSIVAEPDGQGTAVPDALVHEFGALLGAASGLERIAGRELERRCGIRHAVFEVLLRLSGAGGECAVSMGGLAGDLILTSGGMTRIIDRMQEAGLVRREPAPGDRRRQNVALTPAGRAKLDEALRVHAETLRAHFAGPLTEEQRRVLVDALRTLRTTAREELGDLR; this comes from the coding sequence ATGTCGATCGTGGCGGAGCCGGACGGGCAGGGCACGGCCGTCCCGGACGCGCTGGTGCACGAGTTCGGCGCGCTGCTGGGCGCGGCGTCGGGCCTGGAGCGGATCGCGGGCCGCGAGCTGGAGCGCCGCTGCGGCATCCGGCACGCGGTCTTCGAGGTGCTGCTGAGGCTGTCCGGCGCGGGCGGCGAGTGCGCGGTGTCGATGGGCGGGCTGGCCGGCGACCTGATCCTGACCAGCGGCGGCATGACCCGCATCATCGACCGGATGCAGGAGGCCGGGCTCGTCCGCCGCGAACCCGCCCCGGGCGACCGGCGCCGCCAGAACGTGGCGCTGACCCCGGCCGGGCGGGCGAAGCTGGACGAGGCCCTGCGCGTGCACGCCGAGACGCTCCGCGCGCACTTCGCGGGCCCCCTCACCGAGGAGCAGCGCCGCGTCCTCGTGGACGCCCTGCGCACCCTGCGCACCACCGCCCGCGAGGAACTCGGCGACCTGCGCTAG
- a CDS encoding MCE family protein: MNRRLTINLAAFGVLAALMVVWAFNNVVRFDFIDRPYHITVEFESSPGLHPNFEVDYLGLRVGKIDSVRLEKDKVVVRLDMQRGVKIPQGVTAAAARKSAVGEPVVELTPGPGRSGAPPMKPGTVIPVSQTKVPPKYGDLFGAVIDTLKAIDPDDAKVLTQELAAGWAGREDSLRQIVNGGDDLTQTFAQNTELLDGLTNDLGRITHVLNQNRGSLGAGIDNLAALTAALSQVRGQIAELRDRGPGLLATVNDLLDKTGPDFGCTVDMLGNLGIGIYDPNYLNDLRKTLAVAPQLKVVLDNVIGRDQGRPVLNVVFQVTLKRLATLEYKYPRAQPAVNRVPTCPGGRTPAVTKQKPYKAKNPGETIPTHDPALQRNVQARKAANESDSSGGPPIWLVYVPPIIALLVLIRVMMGSVPVVSRLSRLRRGKD; encoded by the coding sequence ATGAACAGACGGCTGACGATCAACCTGGCGGCGTTCGGCGTGCTCGCCGCGTTGATGGTCGTGTGGGCGTTCAACAACGTCGTCCGCTTCGACTTCATCGACCGGCCCTACCACATCACCGTGGAGTTCGAGTCCTCGCCGGGCCTGCACCCGAACTTCGAGGTCGACTACCTCGGCCTGCGGGTCGGCAAGATCGACTCGGTGCGGCTGGAGAAGGACAAGGTCGTCGTCCGGCTGGACATGCAGCGCGGCGTCAAGATCCCGCAGGGGGTCACCGCCGCCGCGGCCCGCAAGTCCGCGGTGGGCGAGCCGGTGGTCGAGCTGACCCCGGGGCCCGGCAGGTCCGGCGCCCCGCCGATGAAGCCCGGCACCGTGATCCCGGTGTCGCAGACGAAGGTCCCGCCGAAGTACGGCGACCTCTTCGGCGCCGTCATCGACACCCTGAAGGCGATCGACCCGGACGACGCCAAGGTGCTCACCCAGGAGCTGGCCGCCGGATGGGCCGGACGCGAGGACTCCCTCCGCCAGATCGTCAACGGCGGCGACGACCTCACCCAGACGTTCGCGCAGAACACCGAGCTGCTGGACGGGCTGACCAACGACCTCGGCCGCATCACCCACGTGCTGAACCAGAACCGCGGCTCCCTCGGCGCGGGGATCGACAACCTCGCCGCCCTCACCGCCGCGCTCAGCCAGGTCCGCGGGCAGATCGCCGAGCTGCGCGACCGCGGCCCCGGCCTGCTCGCCACGGTGAACGACCTGCTCGACAAGACCGGTCCCGACTTCGGCTGCACCGTGGACATGCTCGGCAACCTGGGCATCGGGATCTACGACCCCAACTACCTCAACGACCTGCGCAAGACGCTCGCGGTGGCGCCGCAGCTCAAGGTCGTCCTGGACAACGTGATCGGACGGGACCAGGGCCGGCCCGTGCTGAACGTCGTCTTCCAGGTCACGCTGAAGAGGCTCGCGACGCTGGAGTACAAGTACCCGCGCGCGCAGCCCGCGGTGAACCGGGTCCCGACCTGCCCCGGCGGCCGCACCCCGGCGGTGACCAAGCAGAAGCCCTACAAGGCGAAGAACCCGGGCGAGACGATCCCCACCCACGATCCCGCCCTCCAGCGGAACGTGCAGGCCAGGAAGGCCGCGAACGAGAGCGACTCTTCCGGCGGACCGCCGATCTGGCTGGTGTACGTTCCCCCGATCATCGCCCTTCTGGTGCTGATCAGGGTCATGATGGGCTCGGTGCCCGTGGTGTCCCGCCTTTCCCGACTGCGTCGGGGCAAGGACTGA
- a CDS encoding MCE family protein: protein MGRLVITGRRRAAAGGRLLLVLVAAAALAVSGCSYKTAGAPKGGLKLTATFDDAQGLVAGHSVKMSDITIGTVTKVELAGYRSKATLAIKDGIKIPQGTRAEIKVTSLLGENYVDLQMPPGASMNRGPYLATGTAITDTSVQPAFEQVVGQAGPLIQALAGDDVATVVNAGATALDGNGQKLNKTIAQAGALLKMFAEQRRELGESVDRFARLGRSLAKGSDALNETPEQLERTTRLLDQDKYKIIKMVDKLTTTARELNDKVLEGRIQRFRALLRDLDPVLQQLGDNRKRLTALVDGLVEFTDKLPRATYDGQLLLYPLLRIVWPDGTPIFPGLSQSPKKKKAGSPEIPKQLQGALPDLDKILEPRG, encoded by the coding sequence ATGGGCAGGCTCGTCATCACGGGACGGCGCCGCGCGGCGGCCGGCGGCCGGCTGCTGCTGGTGCTCGTCGCGGCCGCGGCCCTCGCCGTCTCCGGCTGCTCCTACAAGACGGCGGGCGCGCCGAAGGGCGGCCTGAAGCTGACCGCCACGTTCGACGACGCGCAGGGTCTCGTCGCGGGGCACAGCGTGAAGATGTCCGACATCACGATCGGCACCGTCACGAAGGTCGAGCTCGCCGGCTACCGGTCGAAGGCGACGCTGGCCATCAAGGACGGCATCAAGATCCCGCAGGGCACCCGGGCCGAGATCAAGGTGACCTCGCTGCTCGGCGAGAACTACGTGGACCTGCAGATGCCGCCCGGCGCGAGCATGAACCGCGGCCCGTACCTGGCCACCGGCACGGCGATCACCGACACCAGCGTCCAGCCGGCGTTCGAGCAGGTCGTCGGGCAGGCCGGGCCGCTGATCCAGGCCCTGGCCGGGGACGACGTCGCGACGGTCGTCAACGCGGGCGCCACCGCCCTGGACGGCAACGGGCAGAAGCTGAACAAGACGATCGCGCAGGCGGGCGCGCTGCTGAAGATGTTCGCCGAGCAGCGCCGCGAGCTCGGCGAGTCGGTCGACCGGTTCGCCCGGCTCGGCCGGTCCCTCGCCAAGGGCAGCGACGCCCTGAACGAGACGCCCGAGCAGCTCGAACGCACCACCCGGCTGCTCGACCAGGACAAGTACAAGATCATCAAGATGGTCGACAAGCTCACCACGACGGCGCGCGAGCTGAACGACAAGGTGCTGGAGGGACGCATCCAGCGCTTCCGCGCGCTGCTGCGCGACCTCGACCCCGTCCTGCAGCAGCTCGGCGACAACCGCAAGCGGCTCACGGCGCTGGTGGACGGCCTGGTCGAGTTCACCGACAAGCTGCCGCGGGCCACCTATGACGGCCAGCTGCTGCTGTACCCGCTCCTGCGGATCGTCTGGCCGGACGGAACGCCGATCTTCCCGGGCCTCAGCCAGAGCCCCAAGAAGAAGAAGGCCGGATCGCCGGAGATCCCCAAGCAGCTCCAGGGCGCCCTGCCGGACCTCGACAAGATCCTGGAGCCGCGCGGATGA
- a CDS encoding MCE family protein: MSGDGTGGRPPGGPGGGRLRGVAVALGLALTASLGGCSLAPSAGGERTMVVYVPKARSFYEESKVKVMGADVGLVDKVENQGDRVKVTFHLRRDVPLPKGVQASIVPLNLIGERNLVLHPAWRPGEAKETADVIPIERTHVPVEVDDALSSFTNLANALDPTKMQSALGTAADTVKGNGREFNATLEQSARLVENVAGQDKELIEVAQNLSRLAGVVRGREQILGTMIRDFGTASQVLSSERGELQQLISGILELAKNGDKLLQKYKGNLPYDLAVLTRTALILKGNARELAQLIRVLPGISDALIGGYNPKNKSLQIRFATDAFLRTWLKGLMNSDDVDCPLPAPNSNCPWQNGGN, translated from the coding sequence ATGAGCGGCGACGGCACGGGGGGACGGCCCCCCGGAGGTCCCGGCGGCGGCCGGCTGCGCGGCGTGGCCGTCGCGCTCGGCCTCGCCCTGACCGCCTCGCTCGGCGGCTGCTCGCTCGCCCCGTCCGCGGGCGGCGAGCGCACCATGGTCGTCTACGTCCCGAAGGCCCGCTCCTTCTACGAGGAGTCGAAGGTCAAGGTGATGGGCGCCGACGTGGGGCTCGTCGACAAGGTCGAGAACCAGGGCGACCGGGTGAAGGTCACCTTCCATCTGCGCCGGGACGTCCCGCTGCCGAAGGGCGTGCAGGCCTCGATCGTCCCGCTGAACCTGATCGGCGAGCGCAACCTCGTCCTGCACCCGGCGTGGAGGCCGGGGGAGGCCAAGGAGACCGCGGACGTCATCCCGATCGAGCGCACCCACGTGCCCGTCGAGGTGGACGACGCGCTCAGCTCGTTCACCAACCTGGCCAACGCGCTCGACCCGACCAAGATGCAGAGCGCGCTCGGCACGGCCGCCGACACGGTGAAGGGCAACGGCAGGGAGTTCAACGCGACCCTGGAGCAGAGCGCCCGCCTCGTCGAGAACGTCGCCGGGCAGGACAAGGAGCTCATCGAGGTCGCGCAGAACCTCAGCCGGCTGGCGGGGGTGGTGCGCGGGCGCGAGCAGATCCTCGGCACGATGATCCGCGACTTCGGCACCGCGAGCCAGGTGCTGAGCTCCGAGCGCGGCGAGCTGCAGCAGCTGATCAGCGGCATCCTGGAGCTGGCGAAGAACGGCGACAAGCTGCTGCAGAAGTACAAGGGGAACCTGCCCTACGACCTGGCGGTCCTCACCCGGACGGCCCTGATCCTCAAGGGCAACGCCAGGGAGCTGGCGCAGCTCATCCGGGTGCTGCCCGGCATCAGCGACGCGCTCATCGGCGGCTACAACCCGAAGAACAAGTCGCTGCAGATCCGCTTCGCCACGGACGCGTTCCTGCGGACCTGGCTCAAGGGCCTGATGAACTCCGACGACGTCGACTGCCCGCTGCCCGCACCCAACTCCAACTGTCCCTGGCAGAACGGAGGCAACTGA